The genome window ATCTTCTTGAATATAGGTAACTTCTAGTAGAGAGTTATTACCTATCCCGGGTTTTTGTTTAACGTTGGTTACCTCTGCATTAAGTTGAACTTTAATATCTTTTTGCTCTAACTGTTCTTTGATATTGGTAGTGAGTTTTTCTATGTCAAAGACGTATTCCTCAGTTTTAAATACTGCTTCAATTAGATTGAAATTGAATAACTTTTCTATTGATAATTCCGTTGAAGTTAAAGGCAAAGCAACCCGTTGACAAAAATTTTTAAACTGTCTGGTGTTGACTTTAGAAAACTTCTTGCTAATCGCGTAATAATTATTAAAGTTGCTAACAATGCAATTCTGATAATCTTTGACAAATTTAGTAAAATTAAGACGTGAACTATAAGCGGTAAGAATACTGCGAGGATAATGATAGCCCTTGTGTACTCTAGCTTGATTATTAGCAGAGGATCTCGTTAATAATAATTTTTCTTTCTCTAAAATCAAGACTCTTTTAAAATAGTTTTTGAGGTAAATAGCAATGTTGCAACCATAAAACCCTCCACCGATAATGACTACATTATAGTAGTTGTTCGCTCCCATAGCATCTATTTTGGTATACTGTCTAAAGTCTACCTCGAGAAAGACAATTTCAGTGTTTTTGATCTAGTGAAAGTGTCATACATCACGGTATAAATCAATGGAAAAAGACTATGTTCAGATCGCTTCTGGAGGCAATTTAGATCATTCCTCTGGAAAGTGCATCAGATTACCTGAGCTTCTCAAACAAGCAGCGCAGCAAAATAAGAAAAACAGTTTATTTTATGTAAACCGTCAGGGACAAGTTATTTCTCAGAGTTATGCTCAGCTTTTAGAAAGTAGTGAACGTTGTTTGCATGGACTCAGAAAGATAGGCTTAAAGCCACGGGACAGAGTAATTATTATTTTAGAGCAAGATGTAGATATCCTCACAGCTTTTTGGGGATGCATCCTCGGGGGTTATTTACCAGTAATTTTAGAAGCAGCATCTAATCGCACCGTAGAAGTTATTACGCATTTGCGCCAAATTTTAGAGCCATCACTAATCATAGACTTTCTCTGTTTGGAAGATTTAATCAGTCACTCTCCCGACTCATCCCACTATTTAGGCGATCCTGACGAGGTAGCTTTTTTGACCTTGACCTCGGGTAGTACGGGTAAGCCCAAGTGTATTCAGTTAACGCATCGCAATCTCATATCCCGTAGTCAGGGTGCGATTTTTCTGAATCATGATCCCTATGATGCGGTTATACTCAATTGGCTGCCTCTGGAACATATCGGTAGTATCTCTGATTGGCATCTACGTTCTGTTTTGCTGGGTTGTCAAGCTATCTATGTGGCTAAAGAATATATTCTCGCCAATATTTTACATTGGTTAGAGTTAGTAAATCGCTATCGAGTAACCCAAACATGGGCGCCCAATTTCGCTTATGCGTTGCTGAATTATCAACTCGGGCAATATCCTGAACAAACCTGGGACTTGTCTTGTTTAGAGTATATGCTAAACGCTGGCGAAATGATTAGTTATCGAGTCTTGAGAGATTGTTTAGAGAGATTACCACAATATGGCTTCAAAAAAAATGCCCTACGCACTGGATTCGGTATGGCAGAATTTGGTTCTGGGATTTGCTATAGCTTGAGAGAGCAAAACCTGTTAGATTATCATTCGATTGAGGCTGACACAGCAAAATTTATAGATTTAGGCGTTCCTATTCCCGGTGTTAAACTGCGTATAGTCGATGAAAATAAGCAAGTTACACCAGCAGGAGAAATAGGATATTTACAAGTTAAAGGAAATTGCGTTTCTCCAGGCTATTACGGCAAACAAATTTTTACTGATGACGGCTGGTTTCAAACTCAAGATCTGGGTTTTATTGCCAAAGGTCACTTAGTTTTGACCGGAAGAAGTTCAGACATAATTATTATTAACGGAGTTAACTATTATAGTCAAGAAATAGAGGCTATAGTAGAAAGTATTGAGCAAGTTAGAGTTTCTTATACAGCAGCTTGTGGTGTTATTGATCCAGAACAAGGAACAGAAAAATTAGCTATCTTTTTTAATTGTGACTTAACAATTGGTCAAGAGTTATTAGATTTAATCAAAAAAATTAGAGGCATAATAATCTCTAAAGCTGGCATAAACCCAGATTTTTTTGTGCCTATAGCGAAGATAGATATACCTAAAACGAGTATTGGCAAAATTAAAAGAGCTCAATTAATTCAGAGTTTTCAACGGGGGGCATTTTCAGAAATCACAGCACAAATAACAGAGCTTTTTGCCCCAACCCACAAACTAAGTAAAACCGAATTAGAAACAGAACTCATTAAAATTTGGTGCAGAGTTTTACAGTCAGAAACAGTGACATTAGATGATAACTTTTTTGAATTGGGTGGTTCATCTTTATTGTTATTACAAATTCAGCAACAAATTCAAGAGCAATTAGGGTTTAATTTAGCGATCGCCGAATTATTCCGTCATCCCACCATTGCATCGGTGTCTCAACACCTACACCAGCAACAACCAAAACCTCTTGACCCCAAAATTGAAAGACCCAACGACTACATGGATATAGCCATTATCGGTATGGCGGGTAGATTTCCCGGTGCAAATGATTTAGATAACTTCTGGCAAAATTTATGTCAGGGAGTCGAATCCATCTCCCGTTTGACTGAGTCGGAAATCCTAGCCACAGGAATAAACGCCAAACTGGTACAAAATCCCCACTACGTTAAAGCTAGACCGGTAATTGAGAATGTAGAAAACTTTGACGCCGATTTTTTCGGTTATACCCCTAAAGAAGCAGAATTATTAGATCCTCAGCAGCGTCTTTTACTAGAATGCGCTTGGGAAAGCTTAGAAGATGCCGGCTATGCACCTAAAAAATATACGGGGGTAGTAGCATTGTACGCAGGCGCCGCACTGAATACCTATCTACTCAATCAAATCTATCCCAATCGTGACCAACTTGATCCTCAAGATTCTCTAGAGATAGTGACTTTGGATTCACTGGGTGGCTTTCAGATGATGGTCAGCAATGA of Gloeocapsa sp. PCC 73106 contains these proteins:
- a CDS encoding FAD-dependent oxidoreductase; protein product: MGANNYYNVVIIGGGFYGCNIAIYLKNYFKRVLILEKEKLLLTRSSANNQARVHKGYHYPRSILTAYSSRLNFTKFVKDYQNCIVSNFNNYYAISKKFSKVNTRQFKNFCQRVALPLTSTELSIEKLFNFNLIEAVFKTEEYVFDIEKLTTNIKEQLEQKDIKVQLNAEVTNVKQKPGIGNNSLLEVTYIQEDNQESSIVSDYVFNCSYSALNTILARSQLPTIPLKHELTEMALIKVPEPLNQVGITVVCGPFFSLMPFPSRHLHTLSHVRYTPHCYWLDRPNLTYPTPEIYQQRQYQSNYHYMIQDAARYLPILKDCSYLESLWEIKTVLPQSELNDSRPILFQQNLKLPNLISILGGKIDNIYDILDELKKFLV